Within Bos indicus x Bos taurus breed Angus x Brahman F1 hybrid chromosome 2, Bos_hybrid_MaternalHap_v2.0, whole genome shotgun sequence, the genomic segment TGTGACCGAGGAGctgcattttcatttaatttaaacataaaatatgggcttccctgatagctcaggtggtaaagaatctgcctgcaatgcaggagacaccggttcgattcctgggttgggaagatcccctggagaagggataggctaccgactccagtattcttgggcttcccttggctctgctggtaaagaatctgcccgcaatgcgggagacctgagttcaatccctgagttgggaagattgtctagagaagagaaaggctacccactcctgtattctggcctggagaattccatggactgtatagtccatggggttgcaaagagtcagacacggctgagcgactttcactttcacttttcaaacatAAGTGTAAGCAGCCCCCTGTAGGTGGGGCTGGTCTCGGTCAGCACTGTTCTAGAGTCTCTCCAGGCAAGTACAACATAGATGTCTATTTCTGCCCCTTTGTGCCCAAGTGGTGGGCTGTGCATGCCGTTTGTCCTTGTCGGTACTGAGACTTGACATGGCTTCTCCCACTTCATCCAGGCTCTGAAGCACCCCCTTTATTTATCCCCTctgcctgtggcctctgctgatcACCCAGGTTCCCTGGGAGGACCCGCAGGAGCAAGAGCTTGGAGCCAGCCACTCTGGTGTGGTGGGGAGCCGGGCCCTGGAGGTGGGGCTGGCTGGGGTGAGGGCAGATGGCAGGCAGGCCTGCCCGGAGGCCCCTGGGGTCAGGCTGAGGAGCAGGCTCGCCCTGAGCACAGGGGCTGCCGCGTGCCATGTCGGATGATACTCTCTTTGCTTCTAGGATGTTTGGCTTTCTCCTGCTGTGGGCTCAGCGCCCCTGCACGAGGCTGGTTTTCCCGCCTGGTGATGCCTCCCAGGGACCCTCCCTGCTCCTCCAGCTGGGGTGGGGTTGTCACTGTGTCCAGGGCAGGCCCTGCTGCAGATGCCTGCGTGTTCCCAGTGCTCATACCTGTGTGGCCTCATTTCCACCTGTTCTTATGCACATTCACACATAAATGTGTGGGGACATGCACTCATGCACGCATGGGTGTCATATTTTCACAGTGAGTCTGTGGACACACAAGCACCCTGAGTCTCCCAGGATctacatggacacacacacatgtgcatgcacatttCCATACACAGGTCCCCAGGGCATTGGTGCGTGCACACagcctgtcacacacacacacgtttcctctctccctctcggACACCTCAGCCTCCCTCCATTgggctctctctccctcctctctctctgcagTGACAACGTGCCTGCGAAAGGGAACAAGAGCCCCTCACCGCCGCCTGATGGCTCCCCTGCTGCCACCCCCGAGATCAGAGTCAACCATGAGCCCGAGCCGGCTGGCGCGGCCACCGCCGGGGCCACCCTCCCCAAGTCCCCGTCTCAGGTAGGTGCCTGTCTTGGTGGCCTGTCCCCTCCCTTGCTTCTTCCTGCTCTGCCGTCGTCCCGGCTCCTTCCAGTCCCCTGTCCCTGCGGGCTCGGCCCCTCCCAGGGCATCTGTGACAGTCTGGTGCCCCCACCCTGCTGCGGcaccccttcttccctctccctggcCTCCGGGCTGCTGAActctctccatctttctttcttgcGGAGACACAGGCTCCAGGGCCCTCAGCCCCCAGAGCATCTGGGTCTGCCAAGGTGGCCgcctctccctctgcctcacCTCCTttcttgtgggggtggggggcacccaGGACCCTGAAAGGGCCGGCGAGAGGAGGGGCTCGGTGAGggccctcccccaacccagtTTCTTCCAGGTTTCTGCAGCATCCCCAGGAGCcggaaagggagaaaggaggagtGGGGTCCACTGTGCAGCCCCATCTGAACCCTGATGGGCTGAccgacccccccccccgcccccacaaccAGCCACTGGGCTCCCGGCTGCAGCTCTGCCGGTTGCAGGCCCGCTTCACAGCTGATTAGGAGAGCGATGCTGAGAGGGTGATGAGAGCCCACACTCGGACACTTACTCTGGGCCGCACCCTGCGCCAgcctttctgtattttcattcatTGTCCTCACACCAGCCTGTGAGGTGGATACTCTTATCGCCTCAACTTGACAAGTGAGGAAACCCAGGCTTGGTGGGCAGATGTGTGGCCCTCGGCAGGGCCCTGGCTGCATGGTGGCCTCCAGAGTCTGGACTGCAGCTCCTCCAGGGGCGGGGGCAGGAGgctgggcagaggggcagggggcctgggtgctGGCTCTCTCTCAGCTCCTGTTTCTCTCCTCAGCTTCCCCACCAAGGGCAGCAGGAGCCAGACCCTCCGACGTGGCCCCTGACAGCCCGGCAGGCCCGTCTTGCCTTCTTTTCTGTCttgctctcttcctttctcctgtcTCACTCCCTTGCCCTCTGACCCACCTCTCTCTCTGCAGGGCTCCTGACCGCCGGGCCTCGGCCGCTCCCAGGGGCCCTTGTGGTCTCCGGGTCGGTGTCTTGGGGGTGATGGCTTTCCCTGCCTGTGCTCCTTGGTTGCTGGTGGGGCCGTGGCTGGGCGGTGACTAACCGTGGCTTTGTctctgtcctccccacccccgcgCTCCGCTGTGCCTTTCCACGCGGCCCCTCACCTGCCGCCGACCCCCAGCTTCGGAAAGGCCCACCAGTCCCTCCGCCTCCCAAACACACCCCGTCCAAGGAGGTCAAGCAGGAGCAGATCCTCAGCTTGTTTGACGACACGTTTGTCCCTGAGATCAGCGTGACCACCCCTTCCCAGGTCAGCCGCGGCCACCGCGGCCCAGCTCTCTCTCCGCCTTCTCTTGCTCTTTCGGGGCGTGCATGGCCTTCCCCTCCATCCCATGCCCTGTGCCTGTGCCTCAGGACCCAGGAGGCTGACTGCAGGGATTGGTTCTGAGCCTCCTTCTCGCACATCCGTCCACTCCCCCGCCCATCattcttcatttctctctgaGCATGTGGCCAAATGGAGGGACAAGGGGAAATGGTCCTCATAGAGATGGCTGACTCAACAGTGGCCTCCAGAGTCCGTTGACATTGTGGCCCAGAGGGCTGGGCGGCTCAGAGGAATTGGGCcaatcagggaagacttcctggagcaGGTGAAGTTTGCCAAGTGGCTGTGAGCAGACGCAGGCTGTAGCCAGAGGCGGCAGCTCGTATATAGGCTGGGAGTGGCGGGAGGCAGGCTCAGGAGGGGCAGGAGTTCAGTGTCAGGTGAGGAGGCCACCTGACCGGTTCGGGAGCCCTCCAAGGCGCCAAGACTCCAGCTTCTAGAATTGCCGTCACCACACGGAGGTGCGGCAGTGGCTGGGTCACAGAGCAGAGAGGCTGCTGTACCCGCCCTCAGAGGCGTGCAACGCCCGTTCCCAGAAGGACGAAGGGAGGGCGGAGCAGGGAAGGTCGCTTTGGTGGCAGAAGAGGCGGGCTGCCCGCAGTCAGATCAGCTCACAGAGGCCACAGTATGCCGAcctctccaagcctggcttccaggcctccctgtctgtgcCGGGCTCACCTTTTGTGTAGGCCAGCCAGTCCCAACCTGCGCTGGGCCCCGAGTCGCAGTGCTCCTGTGGGCTTGCCCTGCCAGGGGTCTTCCTCTGCACAAGCTCagaggcctggaggggaggggaggactggAGGGTGTGCATGTGGCCGAAGAGGCAGTTGGGAGCACAGGACAGCGTTTCCTGCTACGAGGGGCCGTGGCTGAGTGGGCTTCAAGCCCCCACAGGAGGACTTTGGATTAAGCTTGGAACTTTCAATACAGATGGCTGGGGGCAGGCGGGTGGTGCTTCGGCTTGGGGACCAGGGCGGGAGCCCCTCTGCAGAGTACGGCTGAGACTGGCTCAAGGTGCTCCTGGGGTCTTGGGGAAACCACGACCTCCGGGCGGATTGCAGCTGGGGTGCTCGCTGCCTGGAGCCTGCCTCCGCCTCGGGCACGTAAGGGCTGGTAGATGCTACACAGGGAACGCAGCCAGCCGCTGACCCACTGGCCCGGCTCAGTGTTCAGTCCTCTCTGGGAGGGGTTGTTCCCACTGAACCGGCTAGGAACTGTGGGCCTCAGCTGCAGCCAGGCGGTCTGCCCTGCCCCCGGTCCCTGCATGCCTCTCCTGCTGTCTCTCTGCACACTCCTGGGAGCTGAGGCCCTGCCTGGTGGGGTGGGCAGTGCCCCCATGGGTTCTgttgcctggggtgggggtggactgGTCCATCCATGATGCTGTGCTGACTAGGCTGCTCTGCTGGCCAGGGCTGAGTAGCCTGTGTCCCTATGCTCAGGGGAAGGCTCCCAGCCTGCGTGGGGAAGGCTGAAatgctgggaggtggggcagagaAGATGCAGCCTGCCTTCAGCCTGGTGACCCTGTCCACTCGGAATCTGAGGGGGCTTCTGTCTGGGCTTGGCTGACTTCTGAGAGAGGGTGGGCGGTGGGGCGACCCTGGGGAGAGAAATGCTACCTGTCCCTGGCCGGAGGGCACCCAGAGCTCAGCCTCCACAGTGTCTTGGACTGATGCTGGAGAGACAGCGGTGACCTTCCTTCCGGGCTGACTGGACAGGGCTTGACCTAAAGGAGAGTCTTGTGGCTGAGGGTGACTGTGGGGCGGGAGTGAGTCTGCTTGGTGTGACGTCTCTGAGCTCAGCCCCTTGTCCCCTGAGCTGTGGATTGGCAACTCCAGTCCTTCTCAGGACCCTGGTCTTGGCCTCCCTGGACAGGCCACAGCTCAGCTGGGAAGGCCCTCCAGGAGTGCCCTGCCCatggtcttgctgctgctgctaagtcgcttcagtcgtgtccgactctgtgcgaccccatagacggcagcccaccaggctcccccacccctgggattctccaggcaagaacactggagtgggttgccatttccttcaatgcgtgagagagaaaagtgaaagtgaaatcgctcagtcgtgtccgactcttagcgaccccatggactgcagcctaccaggctcctccgtccatggggttttccaggcaagagtactggagtggggtgccattgccttctcccaggtctTGGGCCCTTCTAAATGGAGGATCTCTGGTGCCTTGGGCTGGAGGGCGAGTCCCATCAGTTCTGGGCACCATCAAGGGGGTAGGGAGGGAGCTGGCTGCCCTGGGCTTGTGGGGCTGTGGCCCTTTCAGCTCTGCTTTAAGGACCGCACCCTGGGCCAAGGCAGGGCAGGCAGAGTACTCCTGGTCCCGGGGTAAGCCCCTGGTATGAGACGGGGATGCAGTTGAGCAAGCCATCCTCGTAGGGAGGCGGTGTGTCCACTGGACCGGGGCCGGCTCTGGGAAGATGTCTTCCGTGGTCGTCTGGCCCCGCTTACTAAGCAGCTGGCTTCTCACAGTGGGCAGTGCCACTGCGCTGCGGTCTCCTGGGGGCCGTGCCTGCTCCATGCACATCCCTGGGCTGCGCTCAGCCCCGCTGAAGGGACCGTGGGGTGACTGGAGAGGGCCCTGCACTGTGAACACAGGTGCTCCAATGTTGGGGACCCCTGTGTTTACGATGGGGCTCCCGGGCACGGTGTGCTGGCTCGGTCGGCCCTGaactggctgggggtggggggtcactGAGGGACCACCTGTCCATCTGGGACAGCCCGTGCCTGTGTAGGGCTCCTCTGAGCCAGAGGGGCTGCGTGGTCTTGTCGCTATGTGGTCTTGTCCAGGCCGCACCTGGCTGGGCCGCTGCTGGAAGGAACATGAGATCAGGGGAGTTGTTGGGCGCGCACACTGGGACATCTTCTCGGCCCGTGGGACGGAGAGCGTTGGAGGCTGGGCATTGGTCTGGGGGTGGCTGCCCGGCTGAGGGCTGAGCTGGCCCCAGGTGTGTCCTTGTGAGGGTGGGGCTGGTGCCAGGTGTGTGGGACAGGCCTGCCCTTGTGTCAGTGGGTATGCCTGggagaggagcctgctgtgcGCGTCCTGGCTGAGCGCTTGCTGCCCGTCACTAACCACCTTCCTCTCTGCCACTGCTGCCAAGTTTGAGGCCCCGGGGCCTTTCTCGGAGCAGGCCAGTCTGCTGGACCTGGACTTTGACCCCCTCCCGCCTGTGGCAAGCCCTGTGAAGGCGCCCACGCCCTCTGGTCAGGTTGGTGTGAGCCCACCACCGCCCACGGGCCCACTGGCCTCTGGGCACCGGGGCCTGGGTTCATGTCTGCCCACCAACCTCCTTTGGGGGTTTTGGGGTCCCCGGCTGTCCTCCCACTCACCTGCCTTCCCCTGGAGCCCTGGTCCCCACTCTTGTCACTTCCCTTGGTCCTGACCACAGGTCAGCGAGAGACCCCTCAGGAGGTCAGCTGCATACCTGACTGGCAGCTCACATAGTCCATCCATCTGAGCACCCCGTTCCTCTCCCGGTGGCAGCCCTGGATGTGGGTGTGCCCTGGCCTGTGGTCTCGGTCTCCTGAAGGTGTCCAGGACTCGGTCCTCTGGAGGCCTCAGAGCCTAGTTCTGCTCTGCCCCACACCTATTGGGCTCGAGGGCCCTGGGGTGGGCCTGGGGTGGGCCTGGGGACTGTTTGCCTGCCTGTCTCTAACCTCCGTGCTAACTGTCCTTCTCCCCTCTCTGCGCTCAGTCGATTCCATGGGACCTCTGGGAGGTAAGCTGTGCTGGCGCTGTGCCCGCCCCGCAGGGGAGCCGCTGTGCTGTGTGTGCGGCCCCGCCCACCGCGTGCCGCGCCGTTCACAGGTGCACGCGCACGCACGGCCGCGCCTCCCGCTGTTAGGGACCCTGCGCCTTCAGCCAGGCCCTTTGGGACAGGGCTCCTCAGTTCAGCCTCTGAAGAGTTCCCCAGGGTGCAGCCCAGTTTTCAGGGGCTGTGAATGGCCCTAGACAGTGACCAGCTGGTCCCCAGGGTGGATGGGGTGTCCCTGTACTGGGCCCAGGTCTGGGGAGCAGGGGGACCTCGGGGTGGAGGTGTTTTCTGTCAGCAGAGGCCCCTTAGGGCAGTGGGACTAGCGAGCTGGTGGGACACAGGAGAGAGGGGTGGCGACTCGAGGAGCAGGACAAGCGGCCTGAGGCTGGACCGGGAGCCGCCGTCACCTGGGGGCTCAGGGACGGAGACTCAGGGGGCAGGGGACGCCCCGCAGCCGGCGATGGAGCTCCTGCAGGAGCTCCTGCAGGAGCAGGAGGGGCTGGCGTGAAGGCCGGCAGCCCAGGCCTGGGGCTTGCGAAGCTCCACCGGAGGAGGCCCGAGGAAGTCTGGCGCCGGCGGGCAGCGCCGCTTCCCTGGCAGGAGCTGCGCTGCTGCGGCATCCACACCTCCCTGCCCTCTGGGCACTCAGCTGGCCCATGCTGGCGGCTCACCACCTTCTTCTCTTGTCTCCTGCCCCGCCCGACACCTCCCCCTGCCGCCCCGGCCCTCCCTCCCCGTTCCCCGCGCTGGCCCGTCACTAGCCCACAGAGAGTCCAGCTGGCAGCTTGCCTTCCGGGGAGCCCAGCGCTGCCGAGGGCACCTTTGCTGTGGCCTGGCCCAGCCAGACGGCCGAGCCGGGGCCTGCCCAAGTAAGTGCCCTGTCAGcgcccccaccctccctgcctcttGGGGGTGTAGCATGGAGGAAGAGGCTGGAGGAAGGGGCACAGGAGGGGTCACGGTGGGACTGAGGGTGAGCCTTTAGCCAGGAGGCCCCTGCACAGGGCTTGTCTGTCACTCGTGCCGGAGGGGCGCAGATCCGCTCAGCCCTCGTCTGCTGGCCAGCACCAGCCTCCCAGCTCAGGGCCCCCGCGGTGGGAGGGAGGTGTGTTGAGATGGCCTCCTGGTTTACAGTGGGCACTTTCTAGAATTCTCCTTGAATCTTCAGCCTAACCTAGACATTGCCTCCTGGGGGCCAGGAGGGTTGAGTGATTGCTCCCAGAACTCAGACGTGGCTGAGTCTCAGGGCAGACCCAGCTCGGCCCGACTGCAGCCAAGCAGCGTCCGCGGTGCCCTGCCTGGGCCCTCACCGTGGGAGCCACCTGTGAGGGGCCAATGGGGCTGAGCAGGTGGGAAGAAGGAAGCCGAGGCTCGACCAGGGTTTGGGCTTAGAAGGCAGAGCCTGTGAGGGGGCCCAGGGGCCTGTGCTGGGCTTCTCAGCAGCTCCTCACTTTGGGGTCGGGGTCTGTGTGCCTGCCAGCGCCTTCTCCAGCTGCTTCCCACGCCCAGGGCCTTTCCTTCCGGGGCTCCCTGCACTGGACAGAGGCACTGGCCCTCTGCAACGTCTCCTTGTTCTGGCCGGCACACCCTGTCTTGCGTCTGACCCCACGTGGCATTTATGTTGCAGCCAGCGGAGGCCTCGGAGGcggctggagcccaggagcctggGGAGACGACCACAAGTGAAGCAGCCTCCGTAAGATGCCAGGGACCCAGGCCCTGTGATTCCTCCCCGCCACTCGCGGCTCCCTAGCCCGTGTCTTGCTCTGTGCTGGTCCAGGTCACAGTTCCTGTCGAGGAACCTGGAGGCCCGCTGGCCTGGCGTCAGGCACAGACACCCCCCCTCCTCTGCCGGCGCGGCCCGCCCTCCGGGACCCCCTCCCCGCGTCACTGACCTACTCTCCTCCCCCGCCAGAGCTCTCTGCCCGCGGTGGTCGTGGAGACCTTCTCGGCAACAGTGAATGGCACGGTGGAGAGCGGCAGTGGGGCAGGACGTCTGGACCTGCCCCCGGGGTTCATGTTCAAGGTGAGTCTGGCCTGCTGACCTGCGATCTCCTTGGGCCCTGGGCTATGGGGGTGGCCCATGCCCACCCCACGCctctccccccccaccccccgctcccCAGGTGTGAGGTGGTGTCCCAGCCCAGTTCCTGCTATGTTCACTTGCTCCCGGTGCCCATGGGACTGCAGGGGGGGAAAAGGTCGCTGAGGGAGGGGGTGTCAGCTCTCCCCCATCCTCTGCAGGTGCAGGCCCAGCACGACTACACGGCCACTGACACGGATGAGCTGCAGCTCAAGGCTGGGGACGTGGTGCTGGTGATCCCCTTCCAGAACCCGGAGGAGCAGGTGAGGCCGGCTCTGCGGGAGGCACGGCggccagcagggggcagcagagCCCCGCCTGCCAATCCGTGGCCTCTGCCCACCACCGAGCATTTCCTTCCCTTCCATCCCTGCGGCCCTCAGGGCTCCCCTTGGCTGTTCACTCTTCTTCCCACCTCAGTCTCTCACTTCCTGcttcctgcttcctcctctcctcagGCTCGGTCTGCCTTCCCCTGGGCTCTCTGCATCTCAGTTCCTTCGTCAtcttctcccttccctgcccctccGCGGTCTCTCTCATCCAGGACAGGACCCCTGGTTGCCACTCCAtgggcctcccccaccccccagcctgcTCTACAGCCTCCCACTGGTCCTGGGTGCCACCCCCCAGGCTGGCCCTGCCCTGTCTACAAGGACCGCACACGTCCCTGCCCACAGGGAGAGACCCCTGAGTCTCCAGCCCTGTCCCCAGCTGGTCCTCACTCCGAAGCATCCCAGACGCTTCTGCTGCGGCCTTGCTTTGTTAGTGAATGTCCTCAGAGAGGGTCCCACCGATCCTGGGAGGCTCAGCGTGGGACAG encodes:
- the BIN1 gene encoding myc box-dependent-interacting protein 1 isoform X6, whose amino-acid sequence is MHEASKKLNECLQEVYEPDWPGRDEASKIAENNDLLWMDYHQKLVDQALLTMDTYLGQFPDIKSRIAKRGRKLVDYDSARHHYESLQTAKKKDEAKIAKPVSLLEKAAPQWCQGKLQAHLVAQTNLLRNQAEEELIKAQKVFEEMNVDLQEELPSLWNSRVGFYVNTFQSIAGLEENFHKEMSKLNQNLNDVLISLEKQHGSNTFTVKAQPRKKTKLFSRLRRKKNSDNVPAKGNKSPSPPPDGSPAATPEIRVNHEPEPAGAATAGATLPKSPSQLRKGPPVPPPPKHTPSKEVKQEQILSLFDDTFVPEISVTTPSQFEAPGPFSEQASLLDLDFDPLPPVASPVKAPTPSGQSIPWDLWEPTESPAGSLPSGEPSAAEGTFAVAWPSQTAEPGPAQPAEASEAAGAQEPGETTTSEAASSSLPAVVVETFSATVNGTVESGSGAGRLDLPPGFMFKVQAQHDYTATDTDELQLKAGDVVLVIPFQNPEEQDEGWLMGVKESDWNQHKELEKCRGVFPENFTERVQ